The Horticoccus luteus DNA window CGAAGTGCTCGCGAAGATTGCCGGTGAAAAAGAAACCGACCCGCATGGCATGGTGCGCGCGACGTTTGCCGGAGTGGTGGGCGAGGGCGTCGACGCGGAGAAAGCGTTCCACAAATTTCTCCATGACGGCTTGCTGGAAGGTTCGGCTTATCCGATTTCCGGTGGCGGCATCAATTCCGCAGGCCTGAAAAGCCTCACGGATGCGGCCGGTTCGCCGTCTGCGACAACGTTGTCGCAACAGAACCTCGAGGTGCGCTTTTGCGCCGACTACAAAGTCGATGACGGCCGATTTGCCAATAACGGCTGGCTGCAGGAACTGCCGGATCCGATCACCCGCATTTGTTGGGACAATGCCATTCTCGTCAGTCCGCACCTCGCGAAGGAGCTCGGCATCTTGCCGAAAGGAGCTTTGGTGCAGGTGGCGCGCATTGAATTGGCGGATTCCGACAATGGTCGGGAAATGGCCCACGAAGCGGAGATCACGCTGAATGGTCGTACGATTCGCGGTCCGTTGCACATTCAGCCGGGTCTCTCGAACTACACGCTCATCCTTTCTCTCGGTTATGGTCGGACCACGACCGGCCGCGTCGGCGAAGGCGCCGGCACGAACGTCTACCCGCTCAGGACGACGGAAGGACTTCACTTTGCCACTGGTGCAAAGGTTTCACTTACCGGCAAACGCATCGCTCTCGCCAATACCCAGGAACACTGGTCGATGGAAGGGCGCGGCATCGTGCGGGAGGCCAATCTCGAGGAATACCAAGAGAATCCGGCGTTTGTGAAGGAGATCGGCATGGAGGCGGAAACCCCGCCGGTTTATGGTCAGAATGGCGCGGCGATTCCGCTCGCGACCAAATCGACGACGATCCCCCGCGGAAACTCGCTCTATAAAACGCCGGAATTTGATGGTGTTCACCAATGGGGCATGAGCATCGATCTAAACACCTGCATCGGGTGCAACGCCTGCGTGATTGCCTGCCAATCTGAGAATAACATCCCGATTGTCGGTCGCGATCAGGTCTTGCGCGGTCGGCAAATGCATTGGATCCGCATCGACCGTTATTATTCCGACGGTCGTGCCGACGCGGCGGCATTTGGCGGCGAAGGCAACCGGGAAATCCCGCAGGATCCGCAAGTCTCGCTCCAGCCGATGGCCTGCGTGCAATGCGAGCTCGCGCCGTGCGAAACGGTGTGCCCGGTCAACGCCACCGTCCACGACGACGAAGGACTAAACGTCATGGCTTACAACCGCTGTATTGGCACACGATACTGCGCAAACAATTGCCCTTACAAAGTCCGGCGATTTAACTTCTTCGACTGGAATCAGCGGTCACTCGATAGTTTGTATATGGGACCGCTCGGGCCGCACGGCATGCCGGAACTGGTCCAGATGTCGAAGAATCCCCAAGTCACCGTGCGGATGCGCGGCGTGATGGAGAAGTGCACGTATTGCGTGCAGCGCATCGAAAACGGGAAAATTCAGCACAAGGTAAAGGTGGCGCAGGAAGGCAATCCCGGCGATGTCGTGGTGCCGGACGGCGTCATCAAGACGGCTTGTCAGCAGACTTGTCCGGTGGGTGCCATCGTGTTCGGCAACATTCGTGATCCGGAGAGCGCGGTTTCGAAGGCGAAGGCGCGCGAGCAGGATTACGCGGTGCTCGGCTATCTGAACACGCGTCCGCGCACGACTTACCTGGGTAAGCTGCGCAACCCGAATCCGCGTATGCCCGACTTCCAAAAACTGCCGTTTACGCGGCAGGAGCAAAATCGCAAAAGCCATCCCGCCTCCGCAGGCGCGGAAGGTGGCGCGCACGGCGAAGGCCACGGAGAAATGAAGAAGCAAGCAGACCACGCGATGCTCGATTCCGCCAAACGTTTAGGAGGCGTTAGCTAATGGCTCACGTCGAACAAACCGCCCCTCCGGCTATTCTGCGGGAGGTCAAGCCAGCCATTTTGCCGCGCGCAGAGTTGGTCGAGCATGGCCGCAGCTTCACTTGGATTACAGAGAAGATCTGTGGGATCGTGGAAGGCCAAACCCCGACGTGGTGGTGGTGGTGCTTCGCGGTCGCTTGCTTTGTCGCTTCGTTTACCTTTGCGGGCATCACCTACCTTGTCGCCACCGGCGTCGGTGTGTGGGGCCATCGCAATCCCGTGAACTGGGGCTGGCCGATCGTGAACTTCGTTTTCTGGATCGGTATCGGTCACGCCGGCACTTTGATCTCCGCGATCTTGTGCCTGTTGCGCCAAAAGTGGCGGACGTCGATCAACCGTTCCGCGGAGGCGATGACGATCTTCGCCGTCGTCTGCGCCGGCATTTTCCCGGTCTTTCACGTTGGTCGCGTTTGGTATGCATGGTTCTTGTTCCCGATCCCGAATTCCAACGCGATCTGGCAGAATTTCCGCTCACCGTTGGAATGGGACGTGTTCGCTGTTTCGACCTACGGAACGGTTTCGGTGCTCTTTTGGTATGTC harbors:
- a CDS encoding TAT-variant-translocated molybdopterin oxidoreductase, whose product is MKRIVQHPQPSPRELTGPKYWRSLDELANTPGFQEQVAREFPGGAAELNGVDRRQFMKIMAASFALGGIGLAGCRRPEKHILPYGKSVEGVIPGLPLYFATAMPMRGGAIPLLAETHEGRPTKVEGNPSYAPHGGAASAIAQASLLELYDPDRATTHTKGGATLDREAVDALLAKLSTDHAGNAGAGLAFLAEESSSPTRTRLVAALRAKFPQAIWAEYEPVSGEVTSAARTIFGAHVKPLYRFDRADRVVSLDADFLHSEEGSLIYARDFSKKRRVTKKEDAMNRLYMAESGFTITGTMADHRLRLATSHMVGLAAALAGKITGSSDYSGLAQGLTGVPSGWVEECAADLAQHRGRCVVIAGAHLPAAAHALAHAMNAALGNLGQTVELATLAENNASSIQDLARSIKGGAVKTLVILGGNPAYNAPAELGWAALQKSVADVVHFSYYQNETSVLAGTHIAATHYLESWGDARTMEGIIVPIQPMILPLFGGYTEIEVLAKIAGEKETDPHGMVRATFAGVVGEGVDAEKAFHKFLHDGLLEGSAYPISGGGINSAGLKSLTDAAGSPSATTLSQQNLEVRFCADYKVDDGRFANNGWLQELPDPITRICWDNAILVSPHLAKELGILPKGALVQVARIELADSDNGREMAHEAEITLNGRTIRGPLHIQPGLSNYTLILSLGYGRTTTGRVGEGAGTNVYPLRTTEGLHFATGAKVSLTGKRIALANTQEHWSMEGRGIVREANLEEYQENPAFVKEIGMEAETPPVYGQNGAAIPLATKSTTIPRGNSLYKTPEFDGVHQWGMSIDLNTCIGCNACVIACQSENNIPIVGRDQVLRGRQMHWIRIDRYYSDGRADAAAFGGEGNREIPQDPQVSLQPMACVQCELAPCETVCPVNATVHDDEGLNVMAYNRCIGTRYCANNCPYKVRRFNFFDWNQRSLDSLYMGPLGPHGMPELVQMSKNPQVTVRMRGVMEKCTYCVQRIENGKIQHKVKVAQEGNPGDVVVPDGVIKTACQQTCPVGAIVFGNIRDPESAVSKAKAREQDYAVLGYLNTRPRTTYLGKLRNPNPRMPDFQKLPFTRQEQNRKSHPASAGAEGGAHGEGHGEMKKQADHAMLDSAKRLGGVS